The following nucleotide sequence is from bacterium.
ACGAAGGGGTCTAGAGCTTCCAAATCACCTTGGTAGGTCGCAGATCCTTCGCTACGCTCAGGATGACAAGGGTGCTAAACGCCATTGACAGCCCCTTCCCCGGTGGATAATAGCTAAATCGCTTAAGCTTTTGGATTTTCTGGAGGTTTCGTGTCATGGCCGAAGCGGCTGTCCAATTGGAAGAGTATTTCGTCACCGAGGATTGCATCGCCTGCGATGCTTGCTGCAACGACTTCCCCGACATCTTCAAGATGAACGCCGACCACACCCGGGCCATTGCGACCGAGAAGTCGCCGGTCGGCAAGTTCAATCCCTGGGACATCATCAACGACTGCCCGGTCGACGCGATCAAGCTGGTCAACCTGCCGATGCCGCCCAAGCCCGAGGGCGAAAAAAAACCGGCGGCCCCGGTTGCCGAGGTCGACAACAGCGATTGGCTGCGGCGCTGGGAAGCGGTGCGCGATCAGCTCGAGCCCCAATGGGAACGGATGAAGCGCTACGGCATGGCCTCGGCGGTGGATGAGGACAAGGATCGTTACGTCGTCCGCTTCGACATGCCGGAGAAGGTTCCGAACCACCGCCTCAAGTTTCAGTGGGGCCTGCCCGACCTGATGCCCG
It contains:
- a CDS encoding ferredoxin, with product MAEAAVQLEEYFVTEDCIACDACCNDFPDIFKMNADHTRAIATEKSPVGKFNPWDIINDCPVDAIKLVNLPMPPKPEGEKKPAAPVAEVDNSDWLRRWEAVRDQLEPQWERMKRYGMASAVDEDKDRYVVRFDMPEKVPNHRLKFQWGLPDLMPDYKTSVQVDGNNVKIRAKLEDEKVRKLCGWVNSFPDGFLKELNFPVPIKSHRESYDPETRVLEVTLEKASPQ